One window from the genome of Streptomyces cadmiisoli encodes:
- a CDS encoding ADP-ribosylglycohydrolase family protein has protein sequence MTSVACVPSVPAPEDAPDLRERARGALLGLAVGDALGAPAENLKPSEIRARWGRITGFVVDDPAGTDDTEYAIFSGLLLARHGSALTAAHVEAAWHALIADRAEGPFRGAGFSERGTLENLRRGLAAPISAQHRHAWSDGLAMRAAPFGVFAAGRPTEAARLVAVDGAVSHEGEGIYGGQAVAAGVAAAMAGAPTVAVVASALAVVPDDSWTARSLRRAVAVAHRGERAVRSAVVIGGYPWTDLAPEAVALAFGAYAAADGDFRAAVLTAVNMGRDADTTAAVAGALAGATRGVGAIPAEWAAAVGPARGSCLPAMAGHHVLEVADLLTAREDPVRDGDRAPHGGPAARLEPVPADLPRGDARPPADPAAYVLTAPEDEVQA, from the coding sequence ATGACATCGGTCGCCTGCGTTCCCTCGGTCCCGGCCCCCGAAGACGCCCCGGACCTGCGCGAGCGTGCCCGCGGCGCCCTGCTCGGCCTGGCCGTCGGCGACGCCCTCGGGGCACCCGCCGAGAACCTGAAACCCTCCGAGATCCGGGCCCGCTGGGGCCGTATCACCGGATTCGTGGTCGACGACCCCGCGGGCACGGACGACACCGAGTACGCGATCTTCTCCGGTCTGCTGCTGGCCCGGCACGGCAGCGCCCTCACCGCCGCGCATGTCGAGGCCGCCTGGCACGCCCTGATCGCCGACCGCGCCGAGGGCCCCTTCCGCGGCGCCGGATTCAGCGAACGCGGCACCCTGGAGAACCTGCGCCGCGGCCTGGCCGCGCCCATCTCCGCACAGCACCGCCACGCCTGGAGCGACGGGCTCGCCATGCGCGCGGCGCCGTTCGGCGTGTTCGCGGCGGGCCGCCCCACCGAGGCGGCCCGGCTGGTCGCGGTCGACGGGGCGGTCAGCCACGAAGGGGAGGGCATCTACGGCGGCCAGGCGGTCGCGGCCGGAGTCGCCGCGGCCATGGCGGGAGCCCCGACCGTGGCGGTCGTCGCCTCGGCGCTGGCGGTCGTCCCGGACGACTCCTGGACCGCCCGCTCGCTGCGCAGGGCCGTCGCCGTCGCCCACCGGGGCGAACGCGCGGTGCGCTCCGCGGTGGTCATCGGCGGCTACCCCTGGACGGACCTGGCGCCCGAGGCGGTCGCCCTGGCGTTCGGCGCGTACGCGGCCGCCGACGGCGACTTCCGGGCCGCCGTCCTCACCGCCGTCAACATGGGCCGCGACGCCGACACCACGGCCGCGGTCGCCGGCGCGCTGGCCGGTGCGACACGGGGCGTGGGCGCCATCCCGGCCGAGTGGGCGGCGGCCGTCGGACCGGCCCGGGGCAGCTGCCTGCCCGCGATGGCGGGGCACCACGTGCTGGAGGTCGCCGATCTGCTGACCGCTCGGGAGGACCCGGTGCGCGACGGCGACCGGGCACCGCACGGCGGCCCCGCGGCGCGCCTCGAACCCGTACCCGCCGATCTCCCGCGCGGCGACGCCCGCCCGCCCGCCGACCCGGCGGCCTACGTCCTCACCGCCCCCGAGGACGAGGTGCAGGCGTGA
- a CDS encoding VIT1/CCC1 transporter family protein — protein sequence MAIIETEATLHEAHRDNHTHRDVNGGWLRPAVFGAMDGLVSNLALMSGVAGGAAGQQTVVLAGLAGLAAGAFSMAAGEYTSVASQRELVEAELDVERRELRKHPKDEEAELARLYETRGVEPALAREVARQLSKDPEQALEIHAREELGIDPGDLPSPLVAAVSSFGSFALGALLPVLPYLLGATVLWPAVLLALLGLFGCGAVVARVTARSWWYSGLRQLALGGAAAGVTYALGSFFGTAVG from the coding sequence ATGGCCATCATCGAGACCGAGGCGACGCTGCACGAGGCGCACCGCGACAACCACACGCACCGTGACGTCAACGGCGGCTGGCTGCGCCCCGCCGTCTTCGGGGCGATGGACGGCCTGGTCTCCAACCTCGCGCTGATGAGCGGCGTCGCCGGCGGAGCGGCCGGCCAGCAGACCGTCGTCCTGGCCGGTCTCGCCGGACTCGCCGCAGGCGCCTTCTCGATGGCCGCCGGTGAATACACCTCCGTGGCCTCGCAGCGCGAGCTCGTCGAGGCCGAACTGGACGTCGAGCGCCGCGAGCTGCGCAAGCACCCGAAGGACGAGGAGGCCGAGCTCGCCCGGCTCTACGAGACGCGGGGCGTGGAGCCGGCCCTGGCCCGGGAGGTCGCCCGACAGCTCTCGAAGGACCCCGAGCAGGCCCTGGAGATACACGCCCGCGAGGAGCTGGGCATCGACCCCGGCGACCTGCCGTCGCCGCTGGTGGCCGCGGTGTCGTCGTTCGGGTCGTTCGCGCTGGGCGCCCTGCTGCCCGTGCTTCCCTATCTGCTGGGCGCGACCGTGCTGTGGCCCGCCGTGCTGCTGGCGCTGCTCGGCCTCTTCGGCTGCGGTGCCGTGGTGGCCAGGGTGACGGCCCGGAGCTGGTGGTACAGCGGTCTGCGGCAACTCGCGCTGGGCGGCGCGGCGGCCGGTGTGACGTACGCCCTGGGCAGCTTCTTCGGGACGGCCGTAGGATAG
- the gltB gene encoding glutamate synthase large subunit: MRSPRQPSQQSANGQNWSFMDARPAAQGMYDPRNERDACGVGFVATLTGEASHALVEQALTVLRNLEHRGATGSEPDSGDGAGILSQVPHAFFREVAEFQLPEAGAYAVGIAFLPEDGTTESVSRIETIAAEEGLSVLGWRDVPVAPELLGAAARSTMPAFRQIFVADGSATPVTGLALDRKAFVLRKRAEREAGVYFPSLSARTIVYKGMLTTGQLEPFFPDLSDRRFASAIALVHSRFSTNTFPSWPLAHPYRFVAHNGEINTVKGNRNWMVARESQLKSELFGSPEKLERVFPICTPDASDSASFDEVLELVHLGGRSLPHAVLMMIPEAWENHDSMDPARRAFYQYHSTMMEPWDGPACVTFTDGTQVGAVLDRNGLRPGRYWVTDEGLVVLGSEVGVLDIDPAKVVRKGRLQPGRMFLVDTAEHRIIEDDEIKAGLAAQMPYEEWLEAGEIELSDLPEREHIVHTHASVTRRQQTFGYTEEELRVLLAPMAKSGAEPIGSMGTDSPIAALSERPRLLFDYFTQLFAQVTNPPLDAIREELVTSLRSSLGPQGNLLEPTAASCRSVVLPFPVIDNDELAKLIHINADGDMPGMKAATLSGLYRVGGGGDTLAARIEEICAETDAAIENGARLIVLSDRHSDAEHAPIPSLLLTAAVHHHLIRTKQRTQVGLLVEAGDVREVHHIALLIGYGAAAVNPYLAMESVEDLVRAGTFLPGVEPEQAIRNLIYALGKGVLKVMSKMGISTVASYRGAQVFEAVGLDEGFVEKYFNGTATKIGGVGIDVVAQEVAARHAKAYPASGIAPAHRALDIGGEYQWRREGEPHLFDPETVFRLQHSTRSGRYDIFKKYTERVNEQSERLMTLRGMFGFTSDRPPIPIDEVEPVSEIVKRFSTGAMSYGSISKEAHETLAIAMNQLGGKSNTGEGGEDPERLYDPARRSSIKQVASGRFGVTSEYLVNADDIQIKMAQGAKPGEGGQLPGHKVYPWVAKTRHSTPGVGLISPPPHHDIYSIEDLAQLIHDLKNANPQARIHVKLVSEVGVGTVAAGVSKAHADVVLISGHDGGTGASPLTSLKHAGGPWELGLAETQQTLLLNGLRDRIVVQTDGQLKTGRDVVIAALLGAEEFGFATAPLVVSGCVMMRVCHLDTCPVGIATQNPTLRSRFTGKAEFVVNYFRFIAEEVREILAELGFRSIEEAVGRAETLDVTRAVDHWKAQGLDLAPLFHVPELPEGAVRHQVVEQDHGLEKALDNELIKLAADALAADSATDAQPVRAQVAIRNINRTVGTMLGHEVTKKFGGAGLPDDTIDVTFTGSAGQSFGAFVPRGVTLRLEGDANDYVGKGLSGGRIVVRPDRGADHLAEFSVIAGNTLAYGATGGEMFLRGKVGERFCVRNSGALVVSEGVGDHGCEYMTGGHAVVLGETGRNFAAGMSGGVAYVVDLNRDNVNVGNLDAIEPLSDDDRQWLHDAVRRHAEETGSTVAEKLLAEWAVSVERFSKIIPSTYKAVLAAKDAAERDGLSESEITEKMMEAAVNG; the protein is encoded by the coding sequence ATGCGTTCGCCGCGCCAGCCGTCCCAGCAGTCCGCGAATGGCCAGAACTGGTCGTTCATGGATGCTCGCCCTGCTGCTCAGGGTATGTACGACCCCCGCAACGAGCGTGACGCCTGTGGCGTCGGCTTCGTGGCCACCCTCACCGGCGAGGCGAGCCATGCGCTGGTCGAGCAGGCGCTCACGGTTCTGCGCAACCTCGAGCACCGCGGGGCCACAGGCTCCGAGCCGGACTCCGGAGACGGCGCCGGCATCCTGTCCCAGGTGCCCCACGCCTTCTTCCGCGAGGTGGCCGAATTCCAGCTGCCCGAGGCAGGCGCCTACGCCGTAGGCATCGCCTTCCTGCCGGAGGACGGGACGACCGAGTCCGTCTCACGGATCGAGACGATCGCCGCCGAGGAAGGCCTCAGCGTTCTCGGCTGGCGCGACGTCCCCGTCGCCCCCGAACTGCTCGGCGCCGCCGCCCGCTCCACGATGCCCGCCTTCCGGCAGATCTTCGTGGCCGACGGCTCCGCGACCCCCGTGACCGGACTCGCCCTGGACCGCAAGGCCTTCGTGCTGCGCAAGCGCGCCGAGCGCGAGGCCGGCGTCTACTTCCCGTCGCTGTCGGCGCGGACCATCGTCTACAAGGGCATGCTGACCACCGGCCAGCTGGAGCCCTTCTTCCCGGACCTGTCCGACCGCCGGTTCGCCTCCGCGATCGCGCTCGTGCACTCCCGGTTCTCCACCAACACGTTCCCGTCGTGGCCCCTGGCCCACCCGTACCGCTTCGTCGCCCACAACGGCGAGATCAACACGGTCAAGGGCAACCGCAACTGGATGGTGGCCCGCGAGTCCCAGCTCAAGTCCGAGCTGTTCGGCTCCCCGGAGAAGCTGGAGCGGGTCTTCCCGATCTGCACCCCCGACGCCTCCGACTCCGCGTCCTTCGACGAGGTGCTGGAACTGGTGCACCTGGGCGGCCGCTCGCTTCCGCACGCGGTGCTGATGATGATCCCGGAGGCGTGGGAGAACCACGACTCCATGGACCCGGCCCGGCGCGCCTTCTACCAGTACCACTCCACGATGATGGAGCCCTGGGACGGCCCGGCCTGCGTCACCTTCACCGACGGCACCCAGGTCGGCGCGGTCCTCGACCGCAACGGACTGCGCCCCGGCCGCTACTGGGTCACCGACGAGGGCCTGGTCGTCCTCGGTTCCGAGGTCGGCGTCCTGGACATCGACCCCGCGAAGGTCGTCCGCAAGGGCCGTCTCCAGCCCGGCAGGATGTTCCTCGTCGACACCGCCGAGCACCGGATCATCGAGGACGACGAGATCAAGGCCGGGCTCGCGGCGCAGATGCCGTACGAGGAGTGGCTGGAGGCCGGCGAGATCGAGCTGTCCGACCTGCCCGAGCGTGAGCACATCGTGCACACGCACGCCTCGGTCACCCGCCGCCAGCAGACCTTCGGCTACACCGAGGAGGAGCTGCGCGTCCTCCTCGCGCCGATGGCCAAGTCCGGCGCCGAGCCGATCGGCTCGATGGGCACCGACTCGCCGATCGCCGCCCTCTCGGAGCGCCCGCGGCTGCTGTTCGACTACTTCACCCAGCTGTTCGCGCAGGTCACCAACCCGCCGCTGGACGCGATCCGCGAGGAGCTGGTGACGTCCCTGCGCTCGTCCCTCGGCCCGCAGGGCAACCTGCTGGAGCCGACGGCCGCGTCCTGTCGCAGCGTCGTCCTGCCCTTCCCGGTGATCGACAACGACGAGCTGGCCAAGCTCATCCACATCAACGCCGACGGCGACATGCCCGGCATGAAGGCCGCGACCCTCTCCGGCCTCTACCGGGTCGGCGGCGGCGGTGACACGCTCGCCGCGCGCATCGAGGAGATCTGCGCCGAGACCGACGCCGCCATCGAGAACGGCGCCCGGCTGATCGTCCTGTCCGACCGGCACTCCGACGCCGAGCACGCTCCGATCCCGTCGCTGCTGCTCACCGCGGCCGTCCACCACCACCTCATCCGCACCAAGCAGCGCACCCAGGTGGGCCTGCTGGTCGAGGCCGGCGACGTCCGCGAGGTCCACCACATCGCCCTGCTCATCGGCTACGGCGCCGCCGCGGTCAACCCCTACCTGGCGATGGAGTCGGTCGAGGACCTGGTCCGCGCGGGCACCTTCCTGCCCGGCGTGGAGCCCGAGCAGGCCATCCGCAACCTGATCTACGCCCTCGGCAAGGGCGTCCTGAAGGTGATGTCCAAGATGGGCATCTCGACGGTCGCGTCCTACCGCGGCGCCCAGGTCTTCGAGGCCGTCGGCCTCGACGAGGGCTTCGTGGAGAAGTACTTCAACGGCACCGCCACCAAGATCGGCGGCGTCGGCATCGACGTCGTCGCCCAGGAGGTCGCCGCCCGGCACGCCAAGGCCTACCCGGCCTCCGGCATCGCCCCGGCGCACCGCGCCCTGGACATCGGCGGCGAGTACCAGTGGCGCCGCGAGGGCGAGCCGCACCTGTTCGACCCGGAGACGGTCTTCCGCCTCCAGCACTCCACGCGCAGCGGCCGCTACGACATCTTCAAGAAGTACACCGAGCGTGTGAACGAGCAGTCCGAGCGGCTGATGACGCTGCGCGGCATGTTCGGCTTCACCTCCGACCGCCCGCCGATCCCGATCGACGAGGTCGAGCCGGTCTCCGAGATCGTCAAGCGGTTCTCCACCGGCGCCATGTCGTACGGCTCCATCTCCAAGGAGGCGCACGAGACCCTCGCCATCGCCATGAACCAGCTGGGCGGCAAGTCCAACACCGGTGAGGGCGGCGAGGACCCGGAGCGCCTGTACGACCCGGCGCGCCGTTCGTCGATCAAGCAGGTCGCCTCCGGCCGGTTCGGTGTGACCAGCGAGTACCTCGTCAACGCCGACGACATCCAGATCAAGATGGCCCAGGGCGCCAAGCCCGGCGAGGGCGGTCAGCTGCCCGGCCACAAGGTGTACCCGTGGGTGGCCAAGACCCGGCACTCGACGCCGGGCGTGGGGCTCATCTCCCCGCCGCCGCACCACGACATCTACTCCATCGAGGATCTGGCCCAGCTGATCCACGACCTGAAGAACGCCAACCCGCAGGCGCGGATCCACGTGAAGCTGGTCTCCGAGGTCGGCGTCGGCACGGTCGCCGCGGGTGTGTCCAAGGCGCACGCCGACGTGGTGCTCATCTCCGGTCACGACGGCGGCACGGGCGCCTCCCCGCTGACGTCGCTCAAGCACGCCGGCGGCCCCTGGGAGCTGGGTCTCGCCGAGACCCAGCAGACACTGCTGCTGAACGGCCTGCGCGACCGGATCGTCGTCCAGACCGACGGTCAGCTGAAGACCGGCCGCGACGTCGTGATCGCGGCGCTGCTCGGCGCCGAGGAGTTCGGTTTCGCGACCGCGCCGCTCGTCGTGTCCGGCTGCGTCATGATGCGCGTCTGCCACCTGGACACCTGCCCGGTCGGCATCGCCACGCAGAACCCGACGCTGCGCAGCCGCTTCACCGGCAAGGCCGAGTTCGTCGTGAACTACTTCCGGTTCATCGCCGAGGAGGTCCGCGAGATCCTGGCGGAGCTGGGCTTCCGCTCCATCGAGGAGGCCGTCGGCCGCGCCGAGACGCTGGACGTCACCCGGGCCGTCGACCACTGGAAGGCACAGGGCCTGGACCTGGCGCCGCTGTTCCACGTGCCCGAACTGCCCGAGGGCGCCGTGCGCCACCAGGTGGTCGAGCAGGACCACGGTCTGGAGAAGGCGCTCGACAACGAGCTGATCAAGCTCGCCGCCGACGCCCTGGCCGCGGACAGCGCCACCGACGCCCAGCCGGTGCGCGCCCAGGTCGCCATCCGCAACATCAACCGCACGGTCGGCACGATGCTCGGCCACGAGGTGACGAAGAAGTTCGGCGGAGCAGGCCTGCCCGACGACACCATCGACGTCACCTTCACCGGCTCCGCCGGCCAGTCCTTCGGCGCCTTCGTGCCGCGCGGTGTCACGCTGCGCCTGGAGGGCGACGCCAACGACTACGTCGGCAAGGGCCTGTCCGGCGGCCGGATCGTGGTCCGCCCGGACCGGGGCGCCGACCACCTCGCCGAGTTCAGCGTCATCGCGGGCAACACCCTCGCCTACGGCGCGACCGGCGGCGAGATGTTCCTGCGCGGCAAGGTCGGCGAGCGCTTCTGCGTCCGCAACTCCGGCGCGCTGGTGGTCTCCGAGGGCGTGGGCGACCACGGCTGCGAGTACATGACGGGCGGCCACGCGGTCGTCCTCGGTGAGACGGGACGCAACTTCGCGGCCGGTATGTCCGGCGGAGTCGCGTACGTCGTCGACCTGAACCGCGACAACGTCAACGTCGGCAACCTCGACGCGATCGAGCCCCTGTCGGACGACGACCGGCAGTGGCTGCACGACGCGGTGCGCCGGCACGCCGAGGAGACCGGTTCGACGGTCGCCGAGAAGCTCCTCGCGGAGTGGGCCGTGTCCGTGGAGCGCTTCAGCAAGATCATCCCCAGCACGTACAAGGCAGTGCTCGCCGCCAAGGACGCCGCCGAGCGAGACGGTCTCTCCGAGTCCGAGATCACCGAGAAGATGATGGAGGCGGCGGTCAATGGCTGA
- a CDS encoding glutamate synthase subunit beta, which translates to MADPKGFLNHGREVATSRPVEERVKDWNEVYVPGSLLPIISKQAGRCMDCGIPFCHNGCPLGNLIPEWNDYAYREDWAAASERLHATNNFPEFTGRLCPAPCESACVLGINQPAVTIKNVEVAIIDKAWETGDVAPQAPERLSGKTVAVIGSGPAGLAAAQQLTRAGHTVAVYERADRVGGLLRYGIPEFKMEKRHINRRIEQMRAEGTRFRTGIEIGRDLKATDLRKRYDAVVIAAGATTARDLPVPGRELTGIHQAMEYLPLANKVQEGDYVTAPISAEGKHVVVIGGGDTGADCVGTAHRQGAASVTQLEIMPRPGDERNTAVQPWPTFPMLYKVTSAHEEGGERVYSVSTTHFEGDEEGNVQWLHLTEVEFVDGRPTPQPGSERKIPAQLVTLAMGFTGPDRENGLVDQFGLDLDERGNVARDADFQTNVPGVFVAGDAGRGQSLIVWAIAEGRSAARGVDRFLTGASDLPAPIRPTDRSLTV; encoded by the coding sequence ATGGCTGACCCGAAGGGCTTTTTGAACCACGGCCGTGAGGTCGCCACGTCCCGTCCCGTCGAGGAGCGCGTCAAGGACTGGAACGAGGTCTACGTCCCCGGCTCGCTGCTGCCGATCATCAGCAAGCAGGCCGGCCGGTGCATGGACTGCGGCATCCCGTTCTGCCACAACGGCTGTCCGCTCGGGAACCTGATCCCCGAGTGGAACGACTACGCGTACCGCGAGGACTGGGCCGCCGCCTCCGAGCGCCTGCACGCCACGAACAACTTCCCGGAGTTCACCGGCCGTCTGTGCCCGGCCCCGTGCGAGTCCGCGTGCGTCCTCGGCATCAACCAGCCCGCCGTCACGATCAAGAACGTCGAAGTGGCGATCATCGACAAGGCGTGGGAGACCGGTGACGTCGCCCCGCAGGCGCCCGAGCGCCTGTCCGGCAAGACGGTCGCGGTCATCGGCTCGGGCCCGGCGGGCCTGGCGGCCGCCCAGCAGCTGACGCGGGCGGGTCACACCGTCGCCGTCTACGAGCGGGCGGACCGTGTCGGAGGCCTCCTGCGCTACGGCATCCCCGAGTTCAAGATGGAGAAGCGGCACATCAACCGGCGTATCGAGCAGATGCGCGCGGAGGGCACCCGCTTTCGCACCGGCATCGAGATCGGCCGTGACCTGAAGGCGACCGACCTGCGCAAGCGGTACGACGCGGTGGTCATCGCCGCCGGCGCCACCACCGCCCGCGACCTCCCGGTCCCCGGCCGCGAACTCACCGGCATCCACCAGGCGATGGAGTACCTGCCGCTGGCCAACAAGGTGCAGGAGGGCGACTACGTCACCGCGCCGATCTCGGCCGAGGGCAAGCACGTCGTCGTCATCGGCGGCGGCGACACGGGCGCCGACTGCGTGGGCACCGCCCACCGCCAGGGCGCGGCCTCCGTGACGCAGCTGGAGATCATGCCCCGCCCGGGCGACGAGCGGAACACGGCCGTGCAGCCGTGGCCGACCTTCCCGATGCTGTACAAGGTGACCTCGGCGCACGAGGAGGGCGGCGAGCGGGTCTACTCCGTCTCGACGACCCACTTCGAGGGCGACGAGGAGGGCAACGTCCAGTGGCTGCACCTCACCGAGGTGGAGTTCGTGGACGGCCGCCCGACGCCGCAGCCGGGCAGCGAGCGCAAGATCCCCGCCCAGCTGGTCACCCTCGCGATGGGCTTCACCGGCCCCGACCGGGAGAACGGCCTGGTCGACCAGTTCGGCCTGGACCTGGACGAGCGCGGCAACGTCGCCCGCGACGCCGACTTCCAGACCAATGTGCCGGGCGTGTTCGTGGCCGGTGACGCCGGCCGCGGCCAGTCCCTGATCGTGTGGGCGATCGCGGAGGGCCGCTCGGCCGCCCGCGGCGTCGACCGCTTCCTGACCGGTGCCAGCGACCTGCCGGCCCCGATCCGCCCGACGGACCGCTCTCTGACGGTCTGA
- a CDS encoding rhomboid family intramembrane serine protease, with the protein MEPESTVTTCYRHTKVECHVRCTRCDRYICPDCMREAAVGHHCPECVREGARSVRQARTAFGGRITTVPAVTYALLALNVLAYVAELVRPEIVDRFGMLGAGLAGPDGGHYVWQAVHPPGFSAEGVVGGEWYRLLTGAFLHLPPTEGTFGILHIVMNMAVLWNLGRQMEAQLGPLRFAALYLLSALGGSVLVLLLAPDSLTVGASGALFGLGAAYYVVSRRLGAHLNQVNRFMAGLLLWLLISAGLTSWQGHLGGLLAGLAVTAAYAYAPRARRSWVQAGACAGLLALLVALAVWKAAALA; encoded by the coding sequence GTGGAACCAGAGTCCACCGTCACCACCTGCTACCGCCACACCAAGGTCGAGTGCCATGTCCGCTGCACCCGCTGCGACCGGTACATATGCCCCGACTGCATGCGGGAGGCGGCCGTCGGCCACCACTGCCCGGAGTGCGTGAGGGAGGGTGCCCGCTCGGTACGGCAGGCGCGGACCGCGTTCGGCGGCCGGATCACCACCGTGCCCGCGGTGACGTACGCCCTGCTCGCGCTCAACGTCCTCGCCTATGTGGCCGAGTTGGTGCGGCCGGAGATCGTGGACCGGTTCGGGATGCTGGGCGCCGGCCTCGCCGGGCCGGACGGCGGGCACTACGTGTGGCAGGCGGTGCACCCGCCCGGCTTCTCGGCCGAGGGCGTCGTCGGCGGGGAGTGGTACCGCCTGCTGACCGGCGCCTTCCTCCATCTGCCGCCCACCGAGGGCACCTTCGGGATCCTGCACATCGTGATGAACATGGCCGTGCTGTGGAACCTCGGCCGGCAGATGGAGGCGCAGCTCGGCCCGCTCCGCTTCGCCGCCCTCTACCTGCTGTCCGCGCTCGGCGGTTCGGTCCTCGTCCTGCTGCTCGCCCCCGACTCCCTCACCGTCGGCGCGTCCGGCGCGCTGTTCGGCCTCGGCGCCGCGTACTACGTCGTCTCCCGCCGGCTGGGCGCCCACCTGAACCAGGTCAACCGCTTCATGGCGGGCCTGCTGCTGTGGCTGCTGATCTCGGCGGGCCTGACGTCCTGGCAGGGGCACCTCGGCGGGCTGCTGGCGGGCCTCGCGGTGACCGCGGCGTACGCCTACGCCCCCCGCGCACGGCGGTCCTGGGTGCAGGCGGGCGCCTGCGCCGGGCTGCTGGCGCTGCTCGTGGCCCTGGCGGTCTGGAAGGCCGCGGCCCTCGCCTGA
- a CDS encoding cytochrome b, with the protein MDEGARPGRTAVRGEAPAGRGERIADWADGRLGVYALAKANLRKVFPDHWSFMLGEVCLYSFLVLILTGVYLTLFFEPSAAEVVYHGSYTPLNGVVMTRAFESTLEISFDVRGGLLIRQIHHWAALVFVAGMLVHMMRVFFTGAYRKPREINWVFGWTLLMLGIITGLTGYSLPDDLLSGTGIRFAQGAILSVPVVGTYLSFFLFGGEFPGHDIISRLFPIHVLLLPGIMLGLVVAHLILVFYHKHTQYPGPGRDEKSVVGMPFMPVYMAKAGGFFFLVFGVLVILGGVGQINPVWAFGPYRPDLVTTGAQPDWYLGFSEGLIRVMPGWEINAFGHTLALGVFIPFSLFPLILAAIGVYPFVEAWITGDRREHHILDRPRNAPVRTGLGVAWLTLYAVCLIGGGNDIVATHLHLSINAITWFARIGFFVAPVLAFILTKRICLGLQRRDREKVLHGRETGTIKRLPHGEYIEVHEPLAQDQRFTLTQHEQPAPYEIGRRVDANGVRRRVTVSQRLRARLSRAMFGPDSRVPKPTPQEYREITRGDGHGHR; encoded by the coding sequence ATGGACGAGGGCGCACGACCGGGACGAACGGCGGTGCGGGGGGAGGCGCCCGCGGGCCGGGGCGAGCGGATCGCCGACTGGGCCGACGGTCGGCTCGGTGTGTACGCGCTGGCCAAGGCCAATCTGCGCAAGGTGTTCCCCGACCACTGGTCGTTCATGCTGGGCGAGGTCTGCCTCTACAGCTTCCTCGTGCTCATCCTCACCGGCGTCTACCTCACGCTGTTCTTCGAGCCGAGCGCCGCCGAGGTGGTCTACCACGGCTCGTACACGCCCCTCAACGGCGTCGTGATGACACGGGCGTTCGAGTCCACGCTGGAGATCAGTTTCGATGTGCGCGGCGGTCTGCTGATCCGGCAGATCCACCACTGGGCCGCGCTGGTCTTCGTCGCCGGCATGCTCGTGCACATGATGCGGGTGTTCTTCACCGGCGCCTACCGCAAACCGCGCGAGATCAACTGGGTGTTCGGCTGGACCCTGCTGATGCTCGGCATCATCACCGGTCTCACCGGCTACTCCCTCCCCGACGACCTGCTCTCCGGCACCGGCATCCGCTTCGCGCAGGGCGCGATCCTGTCGGTCCCGGTGGTGGGCACGTATCTGTCGTTCTTCCTGTTCGGCGGGGAGTTCCCGGGGCACGACATCATCTCTCGGCTGTTCCCGATCCATGTGCTGCTGTTGCCCGGCATCATGCTCGGGCTGGTCGTGGCCCATCTGATCCTGGTCTTCTACCACAAGCACACCCAGTACCCGGGGCCCGGCCGCGACGAGAAGTCCGTCGTCGGAATGCCCTTCATGCCGGTCTACATGGCCAAGGCGGGCGGCTTCTTCTTCCTCGTCTTCGGCGTGCTGGTGATCCTCGGCGGCGTCGGGCAGATCAACCCCGTGTGGGCGTTCGGCCCCTACCGTCCCGACCTGGTCACCACCGGCGCCCAGCCCGACTGGTACCTGGGCTTCTCCGAGGGCCTGATCCGGGTGATGCCGGGCTGGGAGATCAACGCCTTCGGGCACACACTGGCCCTCGGCGTCTTCATCCCGTTCTCGCTGTTCCCGCTGATCCTGGCCGCCATCGGCGTCTACCCCTTCGTCGAGGCCTGGATCACCGGTGACAGACGCGAGCACCACATACTCGACCGGCCGCGCAACGCCCCCGTCCGCACGGGGCTCGGCGTCGCCTGGCTCACCCTGTACGCCGTGTGCCTGATCGGCGGCGGCAACGACATCGTCGCCACGCATCTGCATCTGTCGATCAACGCCATCACGTGGTTCGCCCGGATCGGGTTCTTCGTCGCGCCGGTGCTCGCCTTCATCCTCACCAAGCGGATCTGCCTGGGCCTTCAGCGCCGGGACCGCGAGAAGGTCCTGCACGGCCGGGAGACCGGCACCATCAAACGGCTGCCGCACGGCGAGTACATCGAGGTGCACGAGCCCCTCGCGCAGGACCAGCGGTTCACCCTCACCCAGCACGAGCAGCCGGCGCCGTACGAGATCGGCCGGCGCGTCGACGCCAACGGCGTACGGCGCCGGGTCACCGTCTCGCAGCGGCTGCGCGCCCGGCTGTCGCGGGCCATGTTCGGGCCGGACAGCCGTGTTCCGAAGCCGACCCCGCAGGAGTACCGGGAGATCACCCGCGGGGACGGGCACGGGCATCGATGA